From a region of the Terriglobia bacterium genome:
- a CDS encoding 4-hydroxy-3-methylbut-2-en-1-yl diphosphate synthase has protein sequence MAEIKRRKSHVVNIGGVRVGGDAPVVVQSMTNTDTADI, from the coding sequence ATGGCTGAAATCAAGCGCCGCAAGTCGCATGTAGTCAATATCGGCGGGGTCCGCGTTGGCGGAGATGCACCGGTCGTGGTGCAGTCGATGACGAACACCGATACCGCCGACATCC